One Rosa chinensis cultivar Old Blush chromosome 5, RchiOBHm-V2, whole genome shotgun sequence genomic region harbors:
- the LOC112201653 gene encoding scarecrow-like protein 14, translated as MDPRFSEFRNFDDQTLLPDMLSEYPSSDPSQDHSFLDPNPSNSSSSFSPEGDDGEFSDSVLNYINKVLMEEDMESKPCMFHDPLALQATEESLHEIIGGKYPTSQDQNPLCADQNVHGNGNGNGMVGCELMVPDVICKNELLVQFNRGAEEGSKFLPRHQLISAEGNKPYAVADRKAGDVVVTTQKNGSEHFRVGSRGKKNHQREDIDLADGRSNKQSAVYMDGEEGELSDIFDKVLLCKPIMSKDDQFSQNGANNGLQQDGLSVGIGNGKVCGKNQGNKKEVIDLRALLISCAEAVSVDDRETASELLKQIMQHSSPLGDCTQRLAHCFANALEARLAGTGTQIYTALTTKRMSAADSLKFYQAYIAVCPFMKLLMIFANDMILKAAEKAETLHIIDFGILYGFQWPALIHCLSRRPGGPPKLRITGVELPSSGFRPEEGVQETGHRLAKYCRRFNVHFEYYGIAKKWETLQFDDLRVQRNEVLAVNCLCRFKYLLDETVVANSPRDTVLNLIRKLNPDVFVQCVVNRSHHAPFFVPRFRVALFHFSALFDMLDNNLPPDDQMRFGFEKEFIGREVVNTVACEGSQRIVRPETFKQWQIRNMRAGFRQLPLDREVMNKIKDKVKMGYHPYFVVDEDGHWMLQGWKGRIMFASACWAPSRT; from the coding sequence ATGGATCCTCGTTTCTCTGAATTTCGCAATTTCGATGATCAAACCCTTTTGCCTGATATGTTGAGTGAGTACCCAAGTAGTGATCCCTCTCAAGATCATAGCTTTTTGGACCCAAATCCCAGTAACTCTTCATCAAGCTTTAGCCCTGAGGGAGATGATGGTGAGTTTTCTGACAGTGTGCTCAACTACATAAACAAGGTGCTTATGGAGGAGGACATGGAATCAAAACCCTGTATGTTCCATGACCCTTTGGCTCTTCAAGCCACTGAGGAGTCTCTTCATGAGATTATTGGAGGCAAGTACCCAACTTCCCAAGACCAAAACCCTCTTTGTGCTGATCAAAATGTGCATGGAAATGGGAATGGGAATGGGATGGTGGGTTGTGAGCTTATGGTTCCTGATGTAATTTGTAAGAATGAATTGTTAGTGCAATTTAACCGAGGGGCAGAGGAGGGTAGTAAGTTTCTTCCTAGACATCAATTGATTAGTgcggagggtaacaagccttaTGCTGTGGCGGATAGAAAGGCCGGAGATGTGGTAGTTACGACCCAGAAGAATGGGAGTGAGCATTTTCGTGTTGGTTCTAGAGGAAAGAAAAATCATCAAAGGGAAGATATAGATTTGGCGGATGGGAGGAGTAACAAGCAATCGGCGGTTTATATGGATGGTGAGGAGGGTGAGCTGTCTGATATTTTTGATAAGGTGTTGCTCTGCAAGCCTATCATGAGTAAAGACGATCAATTCAGTCAGAATGGAGCAAACAATGGCTTGCAGCAGGATGGGCTATCTGTTGGAATTGGTAATGGGAAGGTTTGCGGCAAGAATCAAGGCAACAAGAAGGAAGTGATAGATTTGAGGGCTCTTCTTATTTCATGTGCAGAAGCTGTATCTGTTGATGACCGCGAGACTGCTAGTGAGCTACTAAAGCAGATTATGCAGCACTCTTCCCCACTTGGTGATTGTACTCAGAGGTTGGCTCATTGCTTTGCAAATGCTCTTGAAGCGCGGTTGGCTGGCACAGGAACTCAAATATATACTGCTTTAACTACTAAACGAATGTCAGCTGCTGATTCGCTGAAGTTTTACCAAGCTTATATTGCAGTCTGCCCGTTCATGAAGTTGTTGATGATCTTTGCAAACGATATGATTTTAAAAGCTGCTGAGAAAGCAGAAACACTTCATATAATAGATTTTGGTATCCTTTATGGTTTCCAATGGCCTGCTCTCATTCATTGCCTCTCAAGAAGACCTGGTGGACCTCCGAAATTACGCATTACAGGGGTAGAGCTTCCCTCTAGTGGTTTTCGACCAGAAGAAGGAGTCCAAGAGACAGGGCATCGCTTGGCAAAGTATTGTAGGCGATTTAATGTTCATTTTGAGTACTACGGCATAGCCAAAAAATGGGAAACTCTCCAATTTGATGACCTTAGAGTTCAAAGAAATGAGGTGCTTGCTGTTAATTGTCTGTGCCGATTTAAGTACCTCCTTGATGAGACAGTTGTGGCAAACAGTCCAAGAGATACTGTTCTAAATTTAATTAGGAAGTTGAATCCTGATGTCTTTGTCCAATGTGTTGTTAATAGATCCCATCATGCACCCTTCTTTGTTCCACGCTTCCGAGTGGCACTGTTCCACTTCTCTGCATTGTTTGATATGTTGGATAACAATTTGCCTCCTGACGATCAGATGAGATTTGGGTTTGAGAAAGAGTTTATTGGACGTGAAGTTGTGAATACAGTAGCTTGTGAGGGCTCTCAAAGAATTGTTAGGCCAGAAACATTCAAGCAGTGGCAGATTCGAAACATGAGGGCTGGGTTCAGACAGCTACCATTGGACCGTGAAGTCATGAACAAAATAAAGGATAAAGTAAAAATGGGGTACCACccttattttgttgttgatgaagATGGCCACTGGATGCTGCAGGGATGGAAGGGCAGAATTATGTTTGCTTCTGCCTGTTGGGCACCATCTAGGACTTGA
- the LOC112163983 gene encoding uncharacterized protein LOC112163983, which yields MDRSWVHADRRSHEYKLGVAEFCQFALGNARDPNRICCPCTKCGNVKDFSAQVIKDHLFVNGIDTDYVKWTEHGEVVVESGSYTDSESLESEPIESDSVHGNMRVDYEVELDSDVELEGDEDEELSSECNEFKKFVDDANKPLYPGCNRHTKMNVLVRLYNLKAKHGMSDSAYLDWLIAFAEYLPEGNEIPSSVYEAKKSLSALGMDYTKIHACPNDCILYRRQYADDTICPTCGTSRWKICKNKKEREGVPAKVLWYFPPIPRFKRMFQSTETSKALTWHATETNKDGLIRHPADSAAWKLVDEKWADFGNEPRNLRLALSTDGFNPFSSLSSKYSCWPVILVTYNLPPWLVMKRKHMMLTLLISGPKQPGNDIDVYLEPLIDDLKLLWEGVNGVYDAIKNETFTLRALLFWTINDFPAYSNLLGSIVKGYNACPICLDKTKPTRLVHGGKMAYTIHQQFLGRHHPYRKLRATFNNQPEHVAAPVPLTGEELLSRVEAEVPHWPFGKKKPAPAYRGAEDETKPCWKKKSIFFELEYWKYLPVRHCLDVKHIEKNVSDSLIGTLLNIPGKTKDGLKTRLDLAEMGIRCGLHPNLDGLKKKRLPLASWNLTLDEKRCMCGSFHGMKVPENYSSNISNLLSMDDLRLIGLKSHDCHALMQQLLPIAIRGVLEKPVRVAVIRLCRFFNEICSKTIDASRLPKIQSDLVETLCELEKYFPPSFFDIMIHLTVHLVREVELCGPVCFRWMYPFERYMKVCKGYVRNKTHPEGTVGIPKENITADKPTSGATVESVYGKEFQQAHLCVLQNTEEFRSYFLEHTEQLKREFPKNKKNKKWLVDKQNMTFAQWVKERVESKVAEPGCDVPEIVRWLADQPSHEVPKFSGYRIGGVQYNTKLRDDLRSTQSSGVYLVAKTPQVASAKDKNPITEDMSFYGVITEIWELDYGHFRVPIFKCDWVENEKGVREDDLGFTLVNLNRKGYLNDCFVLGKSVQQIFYVEDPVDHRWAVVVRVPKRDYIDSIQEDDVGDTILSHPPIATTMPAIQSHDNSQDEEPMGYRRAGNEDIVVEGE from the exons ATGGATAGGTCATGGGTGCATGCTGATAGGAGATCTCATGAATATAAGTTAGGGGTGGCAGAGTTTTGTCAGTTTGCTTTGGGAAATGCTAGAGACCCTAACCGTATTTGTTGTCCTTGCACAAAGTGTGGAAATGTGAAAGATTTTTCTGCACAAGTGATAAAGGATCACTTGTTTGTAAATGGGATTGACACAGATTATGTGAAATGGACAGAACATGGGGAGGTTGTAGTGGAGTCGGGATCATATACGGATAGTGAAAGTCTTGAATCAGAGCCAATTGAATCTGACTCTGTACATGGTAACATGAGGGTAGATTATGAAGTAGAATTAGATAGTGATGTGGAGTTGGAaggtgatgaggatgaggagcTTTCGAGTGAGTGTAATGAATTCAAGAAATTTGTTGACGATGCCAACAAACCCTTGTACCCTGGTTGCAATAGGCACACCAAGATGAATGTGCTTGTGAGGCTTTACAACTTGAAAGCCAAGCATGGGATGAGTGATTCGGCTTACTTGGACTGGTTGATTGCCTTTGCTGAGTATCTGCCGGAAGGAAACGAGATACCTTCCTCTGTGTACGAAGCAAAGAAGAGTTTGAGTGCATTAGGAATGGATTACACCAAAATACATGCCTGCCCTAATGACTGTATTCTGTACAGAAGACAATATGCCGATGACACTATTTGTCCTACATGTGGTACATCTAGGTGGAAAATAtgcaaaaacaagaaagaaagagagggagtCCCTGCAAAAGTGTTATGGTATTTCCCTCCTATTCCTAGGTTCAAAAGAATGTTTCAATCAACTGAAACATCAAAGGCCTTAACTTGGCATGCCACCGAGACAAACAAGGATGGCTTAATTCGCCATCCTGCTGATTCTGCGGCTTGGAAGTTGGTAGATGAAAAATGGGCAGATTTTGGTAATGAGCCACGAAACCTACGACTTGCATTGTCAACGGATGGGTTCAATCCCTTTAGCTCCTTAAGCAGCAAGTATAGTTGTTGGCCCGTTATTTTGGTAACCTATAATCTACCTCCATGGTTGGTAATGAAGAGGAAACACATGATGCTTACCTTATTGATATCGGGCCCTAAACAACCAGGAAACGACATCGATGTTTACCTTGAACCATTAATAGATGACTTAAAGCTGCTATGGGAAGGGGTGAATGGAGTTTACGATGCCATcaaaaatgaaacttttactCTTAGGGCTCTACTATTCTGGACAATCAATGATTTTCCAGCGTATAGTAACCTTTTAGGGAGTATAGTGAAAGGCTACAATGCATGTCCGATTTGCCTTGATAAAACAAAACCTACAAGGCTAGTTCACGGGGGAAAGATGGCCTACACCATTCATCAGCAATTTTTAGGAAGACACCATCCTTACCGAAAGCTAAGGGCTACTTTCAATAACCAGCCAGAACATGTAGCAGCTCCAGTGCCATTGACTGGAGAAGAATTGTTGAGCAGGGTGGAGGCTGAAGTTCCACATTGGccgtttggaaaaaaaaaacctgctcCTGCTTATAGGGGGGCTGAGGATGAAACTAAGCcatgttggaagaagaagtcgatATTCTTTGAGCTTGAATATTGGAAGTATCTCCCTGTTAGGCACTGCCTTGATGTCAAGCACATTGAAAAAAATGTGAGTGATAGTCTAATAGGGACGTTGTTGAACATTCCAGGAAAAACCAAAGACGGCTTGAAAACTCGTTTGGACTTGGCGGAAATGGGTATAAGATGTGGATTGCACCCAAATCTAGATGGTCTGAAAAAGAAGCGCTTGCCATTGGCAAGCTGGAACCTAACATTAGATGAAAAAAGATGTATGTGTGGATCATTTCATGGCATGAAGGTTCCTGAAAACTACTCTTCAAACATTTCAAACCTTCTTTCAATGGATGATTTGAGGCTGATTGGACTTAAATCCCATGATTGTCATGCGTTAATGCAACAGCTGCTCCCAATTGCTATCCGAGGGGTGTTGGAAAAACCGGTCAGGGTTGCAGTAATCAGGCTTTGCcgtttttttaatgaaatttgcaGCAAGACTATAGATGCTTCAAGGCTTCCCAAAATCCAAAGTGATCTGGTCGAAACTTTGTGTGAGCttgagaagtactttccgccatCTTTCTTTGACATAATGATTCATTTAACAGTCCACTTGGTTAGAGAAGTTGAGCTATGTGGACCGGTTTGCTTCCGATGGATGTATCCTTTCGAAAGATATATGAAGGTCTGTAAGGGCTATGTTAGGAATAAAACGCATCCGGAAGG GACTGTTGgcatcccaaaagaaaacatcaCAGCTGACAAGCCTACCTCTGGTGCAACTGTTGAGTCTGTTTATGGCAAAGAATTTCAGCAAGCTCATCTCTGCGTGCTTCAAAACACTGAAGAATTTAGAAGCTACTTTTT GGAACACACGGAACAGTTGAAGAGGGAGTTTCCcaagaacaaaaagaataaaaagtggTTGGTGGACAAACAAAACATGACTTTTGCTCAGTGGGTGAAGGAGAGG gtTGAATCAAAGGTTGCTGAACCAGGTTGTGATGTCCCTGAGATTGTGAGGTGGCTAGCAGATCAACCAAGCCATGAAGTCCCGAAGTTTAGTGGTTACCGAATAGGGGGAGTGCAATATAACACTAAGTTGCGCGATGATCTTAGGTCGACACAAAGCAGTGGGGTTTATTTGGTTGCTAAGACTCCTCAAGTAGCTAGTGCTAAGGATAAAAACCCTATTACTGAAGACATGAGCTTCTATGGGGTGATTACCGAAATATGGGAGCTTGACTATGGTCATTTTAGGGTTCCTATTTTTAAGTGTGATTGGGTAGAGAATGAGAAGGGTGTTAGAGAAGATGATCTTGGGTTCACTTTAGTTAATTTAAATAGGAAAGGTTATCTAAATGACtgttttgttttgggaaaaagtGTGCAGCAAATATTTTATGTTGAAGACCCTGTAGATCATAGGTGGGCAGTTGTGGTGAGAGTCCCAAAAAGAGATTACATTGATTCTATTCAGGAGGATGATGTTGGGGACACCATTCTTTCCCACCCCCCCATCGCAACTACAATGCCAGCTATTCAGTCACATGATAACTCTCAAGATGAGGAGCCAATGGGTTATAGGCGTGCAGGGAATGAGGATATAGTAGTTGAGGGAGAGTAG